The Acidaminococcales bacterium genome has a segment encoding these proteins:
- the acpS gene encoding holo-ACP synthase, with the protein MIVGIGLDIVDIRRIQKAIEKNSLAGRFFTPAERSFCEGKKVGRYASYAARFAGKEAFVKALGTGFRHGRFQEISIENDVLGCPQVLLSGCYSDIIKTRNIDRIHISLSHSHAWAVAEVILEADV; encoded by the coding sequence ATGATCGTGGGCATAGGGTTGGATATCGTTGATATAAGGCGCATACAAAAGGCCATAGAGAAAAATTCGCTGGCCGGGAGGTTTTTCACGCCAGCGGAACGCTCCTTTTGCGAGGGGAAAAAAGTCGGCAGGTACGCTTCTTACGCCGCGCGTTTCGCCGGCAAGGAGGCTTTTGTCAAGGCGTTGGGCACGGGTTTTCGCCACGGGCGCTTTCAGGAAATAAGCATAGAAAATGATGTTTTGGGCTGTCCGCAAGTATTGCTTTCAGGCTGTTATTCGGATATTATTAAAACCAGGAATATTGACAGGATACACATTTCGCTCAGCCACTCCCACGCATGGGCGGTTGCGGAAGTCATTCTGGAGGCGGACGTATGA